The Vanessa atalanta chromosome 24, ilVanAtal1.2, whole genome shotgun sequence genome has a segment encoding these proteins:
- the LOC125073280 gene encoding S-adenosylmethionine mitochondrial carrier protein-like isoform X1, protein MENKGKQPHSKSYFAPLFAGAVAGVSVDVTLYPLDTLKTRLQSQQGFHKAGGFSGVYRGLLTVATTSIPTTSLFFMSYETTKKAIEPMVKTQYAPLVHMLAASVGEVLACIIRVPTEIAKQRKQTYTGSEKRSSIRILVHAFHTDGFRNGVYRGFLSTVVRDLPFSFIELPLWELFKTLIKDRNDGQITSFQMCAERAERVGGGRAGGGGHHAAGPRQDAHHAGRRLRRHAQGAHPPRAGRHLPAGRPARPVRRRRAAHDGLHGGGVRLLRHLRLFEEFVRKVFRQIASVLCAHGWTDCFLY, encoded by the exons ATGGAAAATAAAGGAAAACAACCACATAGCAAGTCTTACTTCGCGCCATTATTT GCAGGCGCTGTAGCCGGTGTTTCAGTAGATGTGACCCTCTACCCGTTAGACACGCTCAAAACTCGGTTGCAGAGTCAACAGGGATTCCATAAAGCCGGCGGTTTCTCTGGAGTTTATAGag GCTTACTAACAGTGGCAACAACGTCTATACCTACAACGTCATTATTTTTCATGTCATATGAGACCACTAAGAAAGCAATTGAACCGATGGTGAAGACTCAGTATGCCCCACTTGTGCATATGTTGGCAGCGAGTGTCGGGGAAGTG TTAGCCTGTATTATCAGAGTTCCTACCGAGATAGCAAAACAAAGGAAACAAACGTACACCGGCTCTGAGAAGCGCAGCAGCATCCGGATACTTGTGCAT gcATTTCACACAGATGGTTTCCGCAATGGGGTATATCGTGGCTTCTTGTCCACCGTTGTGAGAGATTTGCCGTTCAGTTTTATCGAGCTGCCGCTGTGGGAGCTGTTCAAAACCCTAATCAAAGACAGGAATGATGGACAGATTACAAGTTTTCAG ATGTGCGCAGAGCGGGCTGAGCGGGTcggcggcgggcgcgctggCGGCGGCGGCCACCACGCCGCTGGACCTCGCCAAGACGCGCATCATGCTGGCCGACGACTACGCCGCCACGCGCAAGGTGCGCATCCGCCCCGTGCTGGCCGACATCTACCTGCAGGCCGGCCTGCGCGGCCTGTTCGCCGGCGTCGCGCCGCGCATGACGGCCTTCATGGTGGGGGGGTTCGTCTTCTTCGGCATCTACGACTATTCGAAGAATTTGTTCGAAAAGTATTTCGACAGATAGCCTCTGTGCTCTGCGCGCACGGATGGACGGACTGTTTTTTATACTAG
- the LOC125073280 gene encoding S-adenosylmethionine mitochondrial carrier protein-like isoform X2 yields MENKGKQPHSKSYFAPLFAGAVAGVSVDVTLYPLDTLKTRLQSQQGFHKAGGFSGVYRGLLTVATTSIPTTSLFFMSYETTKKAIEPMVKTQYAPLVHMLAASVGEVLACIIRVPTEIAKQRKQTYTGSEKRSSIRILVHAFHTDGFRNGVYRGFLSTVVRDLPFSFIELPLWELFKTLIKDRNDGQITSFQSGLSGSAAGALAAAATTPLDLAKTRIMLADDYAATRKVRIRPVLADIYLQAGLRGLFAGVAPRMTAFMVGGFVFFGIYDYSKNLFEKYFDR; encoded by the exons ATGGAAAATAAAGGAAAACAACCACATAGCAAGTCTTACTTCGCGCCATTATTT GCAGGCGCTGTAGCCGGTGTTTCAGTAGATGTGACCCTCTACCCGTTAGACACGCTCAAAACTCGGTTGCAGAGTCAACAGGGATTCCATAAAGCCGGCGGTTTCTCTGGAGTTTATAGag GCTTACTAACAGTGGCAACAACGTCTATACCTACAACGTCATTATTTTTCATGTCATATGAGACCACTAAGAAAGCAATTGAACCGATGGTGAAGACTCAGTATGCCCCACTTGTGCATATGTTGGCAGCGAGTGTCGGGGAAGTG TTAGCCTGTATTATCAGAGTTCCTACCGAGATAGCAAAACAAAGGAAACAAACGTACACCGGCTCTGAGAAGCGCAGCAGCATCCGGATACTTGTGCAT gcATTTCACACAGATGGTTTCCGCAATGGGGTATATCGTGGCTTCTTGTCCACCGTTGTGAGAGATTTGCCGTTCAGTTTTATCGAGCTGCCGCTGTGGGAGCTGTTCAAAACCCTAATCAAAGACAGGAATGATGGACAGATTACAAGTTTTCAG AGCGGGCTGAGCGGGTcggcggcgggcgcgctggCGGCGGCGGCCACCACGCCGCTGGACCTCGCCAAGACGCGCATCATGCTGGCCGACGACTACGCCGCCACGCGCAAGGTGCGCATCCGCCCCGTGCTGGCCGACATCTACCTGCAGGCCGGCCTGCGCGGCCTGTTCGCCGGCGTCGCGCCGCGCATGACGGCCTTCATGGTGGGGGGGTTCGTCTTCTTCGGCATCTACGACTATTCGAAGAATTTGTTCGAAAAGTATTTCGACAGATAG
- the LOC125073549 gene encoding cilia- and flagella-associated protein 45-like, whose translation MPKAVKNLHENIKYHAISKGEPGCYQLHRPSECRLKFPITKRPIHKCELPKHEYTLVPQLGGWRTLLIPKTSPNFYPAVMKKDEFERLKKQAKIVTQEEQLQAMHDQEAAIQKAAKESEERKQRLKEQLKPQPGAEASGATDPELEGPDQTAHTLSRAEILRANNYQGPRLCNRIILASKCHAIRDAQIAEKELVKKELDEEERRLDAIMEENRVAAVRRAEEDEDRRHHLRLQNLAALKEQIKAHETSKIMEAERIEEESIRVNQANIAMQIDEAQKLKEKQGRQAKLKEILDQGNAELLYYKQLQNEEERIMDLRIANFLKQKQEREAKNRAEAEAVKAAKQKGIDHIAKAQKAEQELKEELERIRNLKIQEDVEREYRRKEREAAIKRNREMKRLHEARVQQITDIHRLIAREIAKDEQSFNNAARQNEEFIRKEKQLEDKRKARIEQHRQEIMKQINDKERARAELREKIHNEGVALRMEQEQQEKYERRVIKQKVADMRQQKVAEKYVKEVEQTLGKHGY comes from the exons atgCCAAAAGCTGTGAAAAATTTGCACGAAAACATTAAATACCATGCTATAAGTAAAGGCGAACCAGGATGTTATCAATTAcatag ACCATCGGAATGTCGCCTCAAGTTTCCAATCACGAAGCGTCCGATCCACAAATGCGAGCTCCCAAAACACGAGTACACCCTAGTTCCGCAGCTCGGAGGCTGGAGGACTCTCCTGATCCCAAAGACCTCACCCAACTTCTACCCAGCTGTTATGAAGAAGGATGAATTTGAAAGATTGAAGAAACAGGCTAAG ATAGTAACCCAAGAAGAGCAATTACAAGCTATGCACGATCAAGAAGCTGCGATCCAGAAAGCGGCCAAGGAGTCCGAAGAAAGGAAGCAAAGACTGAAGGAGCAGCTCAAGCCGCAGCCTGGCGCGGAAGCCTCCGGTGCTACAGACCCTGAGTTAGAAGGACCTGATCAAACTGCTCATACGTTATCAAGAGCTGAAA TTCTTCGGGCAAATAATTACCAAGGACCAAGACTATGCAATCGCATCATACTCGCTTCCAAGTGTCATGCCATCCGTGACGCACAGATCGCTGAAAAAGAACTCGTCAAGAAGGAACTCGATGAGGAAGAACGCAG GTTGGATGCGATTATGGAAGAAAATCGAGTGGCTGCTGTACGTCGAGCTGAAGAAGACGAAGACAGAAGACATCACCTCCGTTTGCAAAATCTAGCTGCCTTGAAGGAGCAGATCAAAGCACATGAGACGTCTAAG atAATGGAGGCAGAACGCATAGAAGAAGAAAGCATTAGAGTGAATCAAGCAAACATAGCAATGCAAATAGATGAGGCACAAAAGCTCAAAGAGAAGCAAGGGAGACAGGCCAAGCTTAAGGAAATTCTAGATCAAG GCAACGCGGAACTGCTCTACTACAAACAGCTACAAAACGAGGAAGAGCGTATTATGGACCTTCGCATCGCAAACTTTCTTAAACAGAAGCAAGAGCGCGAAGCGAAGAACAGGGCAGAGGCGGAAGCCGTTAAAGCGGCTAAGCAAAAAGGCATCGACCATATCGCTAAAGCACAAAag GCGGAACAAGAACTTAAAGAAGAATTGGAACGTATCCGCAATCTGAAGATCCAAGAAGACGTTGAACGTGAATACAGACGGAAAGAGCGGGAGGCCGCCATAAAGAGGAACAGAGAAATGAAGAGATTGCATGAAGCGAGAGTCCAGCAG ATTACCGATATACATCGTTTAATCGCTAGAGAGATAGCCAAAGACGAGCAGAGCTTCAACAACGCGGCTCGACAGAACGAGGAGTTCATTCGTAAAGAGAAACAG TTGGAAGACAAACGCAAGGCTCGTATTGAACAACATCGTCAAGAAATTATGAAGCAAATCAACGACAAGGAACGTGCTCG tgCCGAACTTCGTGAGAAGATTCACAATGAAGGTGTCGCCTTACGCATGGAGCAAGAACAACAAGAAAAGTATGAGAGAAGGGTCATCAAGCAGAAG GTGGCAGACATGAGACAACAGAAAGTAGCCGAGAAGTATGTTAAGGAAGTCGAACAAACGCTCGGCAAACACGGatattga
- the LOC125073428 gene encoding borealin: protein MPRTKRPVRKQEKIAEDDDALKKLNKLVTDQKNKIDSRAHMELRNVELAFKILLGSISNTYLQKTVGQLKTELHLKEPATRRSTRPSSRAASHDDGYLTENSSQGSGERGARKTHLAPPSASRSAGRRSRSADASARSARAAPRTQRRRSRSVYRTPAYSKNAAVTYPVITPKVTPHTPLAVLRQPRAGEMVLSMSGSPVMATSVCTMQSDERANCNIMLQDGTMLSLQPKQLRQSQAYIPFSLMDANVLHQLKTLKDNLDKVVKLGEKAIK, encoded by the exons ATGCCACGAACAAAACGACCAGTCCGTAAACAGGAGAAAATTGCCGAAGATGACGATGCTTTGAAGAAACTTAATAAacttg ttaCTGAccagaaaaacaaaattgactCACGCGCTCACATGGAATTGAGGAATGTGGAACTAGCATTTAAAATTCTTCTCGGTTCAATCAGCAATACATACTTACAGAAGACGGTGGGACAGTTG AAAACAGAACTTCATCTCAAAGAACCAGCAACGAGGAGGTCTACGAGACCCTCGAGTAGAGCTGCTTCTCACGATGATG GGTACCTCACTGAGAACTCATCGCAGGGCTCCGGTGAACGAGGCGCTAGGAAAACTCATTTGG CGCCGCCGTCGGCGAGCCGCAGCGCCGGCCGCCGCTCGCGCTCGGCGGACGCGTCGGCGCGCTCggcccgcgccgcgccgcgcacGCAGCGCCGCCGCTCGCGCTCCGTGTACCGCACGCCCGCCTACAGCAAGAACGCCGCCGTCACCTACCCCGTCATCACGCCCAAG GTGACGCCGCACACTCCGCTGGCGGTGCTTCGTCAGCCGCGCGCGGGGGAGATGGTGCTGTCGATGTCCGGCTCACCCGTCATGGCTACCTCCGTGTGCAC GATGCAGTCAGATGAAAGGGCTAACTGTAATATTATGCTTCAGGACGGCACCATGCTGTCTCTTCAGCCGAAGCAGCTCCGTCAGTCACAGGCCTACATCCCATTTTCTCTCATGGATGCAAATGTTCTGCACCAACTCAAAACACTCAAAGACAACCTCGATAAGGTAGTCAAGCTCGGGGAGAAggctataaaatga
- the LOC125073305 gene encoding activin receptor type-1 isoform X1, which translates to MADVVIVRYLFTFLLLNACHAGLPGLDNMEQDGASITQSDNHIRDDLTSIDKKMMVQQPRRKFQKRYKCHQCESPECGAEGAEGAEGAQVCEEALYCFKSTVRASDGALRHSRGCSSKRDHYQFTCRTTNNAQRPRKRHAGQLNITCCQGNMCNDGSFPSLSPADMAMEPLSTGTWKLWLSVVLSVVAVSVIGAMAIMLLRRSHRLRVSRAAQKLGADSNYFSSNMYSPHVTSAYYEGLEGSQNGGGLHAVAAGDSTLREYLECSVTSGSGSGLPLMVQRTLAKQVSLIERIGKGRYGEVWRGSWYADSVAVKIFFSRDEASWRRETEIYSTVLLRHDNILAYIGSDMTSRNSCTQLWLITHFHPLGSLYEHLSRTTLTRNQMMLICLSIVNGLLHLHTDIHGTQGKPAIAHRDIKSKNILVKVNGECCIADLGLAVTRRHVAAGVLRDARQGTKRYMSPEVLDQSMNLQCFESYRRCDIYALALVLWETCRRVSPAREQRPPYHDLAPADPSFDEMRKIVCVDNERPDPPDDPHPTMVGMANLMRECWHQNPSVRLPALRIKKTLLKLAANDNSIRLNEDNEVYV; encoded by the exons ATGGCGGACGTTGTCATAGTGCGATACTTGTtcacatttttacttttaaatgctTGCCATG cgGGACTTCCAGGCTTGGACAACATGGAGCAAGATGGAGCATCTATCACACAATCTGACAATCACATTAGAGATGATCTCACGTCTATCGATAAAAAGATGATGGTTCAACAACCGAG GAGGAAATTTCAAAAAAG GTACAAATGCCACCAGTGCGAGTCGCCGGAGTGCGGCGCGGAGGGCGCGGAGGGGGCGGAGGGCGCGCAGGTATGCGAGGAGGCGCTGTACTGCTTCAAGTCGACGGTGCGCGCGTCGGACGGCGCGCTGCGGCACTCGCGCGGGTGCTCCTCCAAGCGCGACCACTACCAGTTCACCTGCCGCACCACCAACAACGCGCAGAG GCCTCGAAAACGTCATGCCGGTCAACTGAACATCACTTGCTGCCAGGGTAACATGTGCAACGATGGCAGCTTTCCATCCCTGTCCCCCGCTGACATGGCCATGGAGCCGCTTAGCACTGGCACATGGAAGCTGTGGCTGAGCGTTGTGCTCTCGGTGGTGGCTGTGAGCGTTATAGGAGCCATGGCTATAATGTTGCTGAGGAGGAGTCACAG ATTACGAGTGTCTCGGGCAGCGCAAAAACTAGGCGCAGATTCGAATTATTTCTCGTCCAACATGTACAGTCCGCACGTTACAAGCGCTTATTACGAAG GTCTAGAAGGATCACAGAATGGAGGTGGTCTGCATGCAGTTGCAGCGGGTGACTCCACCCTCAGAGAATACTTGGAGTGTTCAGTGACTAGTGGTTCTGGTTCTGGGTTACCGCTTATGGTACAGAGGACACTGGCCAAGCAGGTGTCCCTGATCGAACGGATTGGCAAA GGTCGATACGGTGAAGTGTGGCGGGGCTCGTGGTACGCGGACAGTGTCGCTGTGAAGATATTCTTCTCGCGGGACGAGGCCAGCTGGAGGAGGGAGACGGAGATATACAGCACTGTCCTGCTCAGGCACGACAATATACTCGCTTACATCGGCAGCGACATGACCAGTAGGAACAGTTGTACGCAG tTATGGCTCATCACACACTTCCATCCACTGGGCTCGCTGTACGAGCACCTCAGCAGGACGACGCTGACGAGGAATCAAATGATGTTAATATGCCTGTCCATTGTCAATGGCCTTTTACATCTGCACACAGACATACACGGGACACAG GGAAAACCCGCCATAGCGCATCGGGACATCAAGTCCAAGAACATCCTGGTGAAAGTGAATGGTGAATGCTGCATCGCCGATCTCGGGCTCGCCGTCACCCGGCGACACGTGGCTGCCGGAGTCCTGCGAGACGCCCGCCAGGGCACCAAGCGGTACATGAGCCCGGAGGTGCTCGACCAGAG TATGAACCTGCAATGCTTCGAATCGTACCGCCGCTGTGACATCTACGCGTTGGCGCTGGTGCTGTGGGAGACGTGTCGGCGCGTGAGCCCGGCTCGCGAGCAGCGCCCGCCATACCACGACCTGGCACCCGCCGACCCCAGCTTCGACGAGATGCGGAAAATCGTGTGCGTCGACAATGAGCGGCCCGATCCACCCGACGACCCCCATCCG ACAATGGTGGGAATGGCTAACCTCATGCGAGAGTGCTGGCATCAAAACCCATCGGTACGATTACCAGCTCTACGAATCAAGAAGACATTACTCAAACTAGCTGCCAACGACAACTCTATCAGACTCAACGAGGACAATGAAGTATATGTTTAG
- the LOC125073305 gene encoding activin receptor type-1 isoform X2, translating to MADVVIVRYLFTFLLLNACHAGLPGLDNMEQDGASITQSDNHIRDDLTSIDKKMMVQQPRYKCHQCESPECGAEGAEGAEGAQVCEEALYCFKSTVRASDGALRHSRGCSSKRDHYQFTCRTTNNAQRPRKRHAGQLNITCCQGNMCNDGSFPSLSPADMAMEPLSTGTWKLWLSVVLSVVAVSVIGAMAIMLLRRSHRLRVSRAAQKLGADSNYFSSNMYSPHVTSAYYEGLEGSQNGGGLHAVAAGDSTLREYLECSVTSGSGSGLPLMVQRTLAKQVSLIERIGKGRYGEVWRGSWYADSVAVKIFFSRDEASWRRETEIYSTVLLRHDNILAYIGSDMTSRNSCTQLWLITHFHPLGSLYEHLSRTTLTRNQMMLICLSIVNGLLHLHTDIHGTQGKPAIAHRDIKSKNILVKVNGECCIADLGLAVTRRHVAAGVLRDARQGTKRYMSPEVLDQSMNLQCFESYRRCDIYALALVLWETCRRVSPAREQRPPYHDLAPADPSFDEMRKIVCVDNERPDPPDDPHPTMVGMANLMRECWHQNPSVRLPALRIKKTLLKLAANDNSIRLNEDNEVYV from the exons ATGGCGGACGTTGTCATAGTGCGATACTTGTtcacatttttacttttaaatgctTGCCATG cgGGACTTCCAGGCTTGGACAACATGGAGCAAGATGGAGCATCTATCACACAATCTGACAATCACATTAGAGATGATCTCACGTCTATCGATAAAAAGATGATGGTTCAACAACCGAG GTACAAATGCCACCAGTGCGAGTCGCCGGAGTGCGGCGCGGAGGGCGCGGAGGGGGCGGAGGGCGCGCAGGTATGCGAGGAGGCGCTGTACTGCTTCAAGTCGACGGTGCGCGCGTCGGACGGCGCGCTGCGGCACTCGCGCGGGTGCTCCTCCAAGCGCGACCACTACCAGTTCACCTGCCGCACCACCAACAACGCGCAGAG GCCTCGAAAACGTCATGCCGGTCAACTGAACATCACTTGCTGCCAGGGTAACATGTGCAACGATGGCAGCTTTCCATCCCTGTCCCCCGCTGACATGGCCATGGAGCCGCTTAGCACTGGCACATGGAAGCTGTGGCTGAGCGTTGTGCTCTCGGTGGTGGCTGTGAGCGTTATAGGAGCCATGGCTATAATGTTGCTGAGGAGGAGTCACAG ATTACGAGTGTCTCGGGCAGCGCAAAAACTAGGCGCAGATTCGAATTATTTCTCGTCCAACATGTACAGTCCGCACGTTACAAGCGCTTATTACGAAG GTCTAGAAGGATCACAGAATGGAGGTGGTCTGCATGCAGTTGCAGCGGGTGACTCCACCCTCAGAGAATACTTGGAGTGTTCAGTGACTAGTGGTTCTGGTTCTGGGTTACCGCTTATGGTACAGAGGACACTGGCCAAGCAGGTGTCCCTGATCGAACGGATTGGCAAA GGTCGATACGGTGAAGTGTGGCGGGGCTCGTGGTACGCGGACAGTGTCGCTGTGAAGATATTCTTCTCGCGGGACGAGGCCAGCTGGAGGAGGGAGACGGAGATATACAGCACTGTCCTGCTCAGGCACGACAATATACTCGCTTACATCGGCAGCGACATGACCAGTAGGAACAGTTGTACGCAG tTATGGCTCATCACACACTTCCATCCACTGGGCTCGCTGTACGAGCACCTCAGCAGGACGACGCTGACGAGGAATCAAATGATGTTAATATGCCTGTCCATTGTCAATGGCCTTTTACATCTGCACACAGACATACACGGGACACAG GGAAAACCCGCCATAGCGCATCGGGACATCAAGTCCAAGAACATCCTGGTGAAAGTGAATGGTGAATGCTGCATCGCCGATCTCGGGCTCGCCGTCACCCGGCGACACGTGGCTGCCGGAGTCCTGCGAGACGCCCGCCAGGGCACCAAGCGGTACATGAGCCCGGAGGTGCTCGACCAGAG TATGAACCTGCAATGCTTCGAATCGTACCGCCGCTGTGACATCTACGCGTTGGCGCTGGTGCTGTGGGAGACGTGTCGGCGCGTGAGCCCGGCTCGCGAGCAGCGCCCGCCATACCACGACCTGGCACCCGCCGACCCCAGCTTCGACGAGATGCGGAAAATCGTGTGCGTCGACAATGAGCGGCCCGATCCACCCGACGACCCCCATCCG ACAATGGTGGGAATGGCTAACCTCATGCGAGAGTGCTGGCATCAAAACCCATCGGTACGATTACCAGCTCTACGAATCAAGAAGACATTACTCAAACTAGCTGCCAACGACAACTCTATCAGACTCAACGAGGACAATGAAGTATATGTTTAG